The following coding sequences lie in one Angustibacter luteus genomic window:
- a CDS encoding putative bifunctional diguanylate cyclase/phosphodiesterase, with translation MSEAVADGARPSARAWIRAHVVLVSACVVVWLLPLPSELRAAAMLLTGLSTCLAMVIGPRLHRPDDMVTWRRLLLVCVLFAIGPALRTNPDAGGIAVALPDFVLLPGYLLLLATMMRVLRLRGARDADAVLDVAVITGGATLLSISYLIAPTVEQDRLPQWISVMTAVYPVLDVVVLALLVTLSFTAGDRVPSLQLIRASAICLLIGDLGYEVLARRGLLAGPALLDVPFLVSFGLLGVAALHPSMVRLTAGRQQQVQAWSWQRLLVLVPALLVPSLLILPDANLPLAVRWVQAVGTAALMGAILVRAGRAVGQQTRSRQVFEQMATHDALTGLANRGAVSDRLDEQLDLGRAVNVLFLDLDGFKLVNDSWGHAIGDELLQQVAERMRGVLPGQVLVSRAGGDEFILVLPVRRQDPDGLVFAENVIAELSQPYLLSVGEATITCSIGIASSSALVKRGASDLIRDADTAMYRAKDAGRNRAVVYEPSMGALVRGRVELDRALRQAMGRGELDVAYQPIVDLVTGHLLGFEALARWNRPDEGPSTPDVFIAAAEENGLILPIGDFILGRALDELLTWRSTSPREISVNVNVSGRQLQDPQFTGRVLAALAHRDLPACSLRLEVTESTLVGDDAVAVQSLRDLERAGVRVSVDDFGTGYSSLSYVSKLQVHEVKIDRSFVAGLTTRPEDHAIVRATAAMAQALGLDVVAEGIETREQSQSLVELGITRGQGWWLGRPLPASGAAELVGQLWTPAVNVAMGLPPAPRPSSD, from the coding sequence ATGAGCGAGGCAGTCGCCGACGGCGCGCGACCGAGCGCCCGTGCGTGGATCCGCGCGCACGTGGTGCTGGTGTCCGCGTGCGTCGTGGTGTGGCTGCTGCCCCTGCCGAGCGAGCTGCGGGCCGCGGCGATGCTGCTGACCGGGCTGTCCACCTGCCTGGCGATGGTGATCGGACCGCGCCTGCACCGCCCGGACGACATGGTCACCTGGCGTCGCCTCCTGCTGGTCTGCGTGCTGTTCGCCATCGGTCCCGCGCTGCGGACGAACCCGGACGCAGGCGGGATCGCGGTGGCCCTGCCGGACTTCGTCCTGCTCCCGGGGTACCTGCTGCTGCTCGCCACGATGATGCGTGTGCTGCGCCTGCGCGGCGCCCGCGACGCCGACGCCGTGCTGGACGTCGCCGTGATCACCGGTGGCGCGACGCTGCTGTCGATCAGCTACCTCATCGCTCCCACCGTGGAGCAGGACCGCCTGCCGCAGTGGATCTCCGTGATGACCGCGGTCTACCCGGTGCTGGACGTCGTCGTGCTCGCCCTGCTGGTGACGCTGTCCTTCACCGCCGGTGACCGCGTCCCGTCCCTGCAGCTGATCCGCGCGTCAGCCATCTGCCTGCTCATCGGCGACCTCGGCTACGAGGTGCTGGCCCGGCGCGGGCTGCTGGCCGGCCCGGCCCTGCTCGACGTCCCGTTCCTGGTCTCGTTCGGCCTGCTCGGCGTGGCGGCGCTGCACCCCTCGATGGTGCGGTTGACCGCCGGCCGCCAGCAGCAGGTCCAGGCGTGGTCCTGGCAGCGGTTGCTGGTGCTGGTCCCGGCGCTGCTCGTGCCGTCCCTGCTCATCCTGCCGGACGCGAACCTGCCGCTGGCCGTCCGCTGGGTGCAGGCGGTGGGCACGGCGGCGCTGATGGGCGCGATCCTGGTCCGCGCCGGTCGAGCCGTCGGGCAGCAGACCCGCTCGCGGCAGGTGTTCGAGCAGATGGCCACGCACGACGCGCTGACCGGCCTGGCCAACCGTGGCGCGGTCAGCGACCGACTCGACGAGCAGCTCGACCTGGGTCGCGCCGTCAACGTGCTGTTCCTGGACCTGGACGGGTTCAAGCTGGTCAACGACTCGTGGGGCCACGCGATCGGTGACGAGCTGCTCCAGCAGGTCGCGGAGCGCATGCGCGGCGTGCTGCCGGGCCAGGTGCTGGTCTCCCGGGCCGGTGGCGACGAGTTCATCCTCGTGCTGCCGGTCCGCCGACAGGACCCCGACGGCCTGGTGTTCGCCGAGAACGTCATCGCCGAGCTGTCCCAGCCGTACCTGCTGTCGGTCGGCGAGGCCACGATCACCTGCTCGATCGGGATCGCGTCGTCGTCCGCCCTGGTCAAGCGCGGCGCCAGCGACCTGATCCGGGACGCCGACACCGCGATGTACCGGGCCAAGGACGCCGGCCGCAACCGGGCCGTGGTCTACGAGCCGTCGATGGGCGCGCTGGTGCGCGGCCGGGTCGAGCTGGACCGCGCGCTGCGCCAGGCCATGGGCCGCGGCGAGCTGGACGTCGCCTACCAGCCGATCGTCGACCTGGTCACCGGGCACCTGCTGGGCTTCGAGGCGCTGGCCCGCTGGAACCGGCCGGACGAAGGCCCCTCGACCCCGGACGTCTTCATCGCCGCCGCCGAGGAGAACGGCCTGATCCTGCCGATCGGCGACTTCATCCTGGGTCGCGCCCTCGACGAGCTGCTGACCTGGCGCTCGACATCCCCCCGCGAGATCAGCGTGAACGTGAACGTGTCGGGACGCCAGCTGCAGGACCCGCAGTTCACCGGACGGGTGCTCGCCGCCCTGGCCCACCGCGACCTGCCGGCGTGCTCGCTGCGGCTGGAGGTCACCGAGTCCACGCTCGTCGGGGACGACGCCGTCGCCGTCCAGTCACTGCGTGACCTGGAGCGCGCCGGGGTGCGCGTCTCCGTCGACGACTTCGGCACCGGCTACTCCTCGCTGAGCTACGTCAGCAAGCTGCAGGTCCACGAGGTCAAGATCGACCGCTCGTTCGTGGCCGGTCTCACGACCCGCCCCGAGGACCACGCGATCGTGCGGGCGACCGCCGCCATGGCCCAGGCCCTGGGGCTGGACGTCGTCGCCGAGGGCATCGAGACGCGCGAGCAGAGCCAGTCGCTCGTCGAGCTCGGCATCACCCGCGGGCAGGGCTGGTGGCTCGGGCGACCGTTGCCGGCCAGCGGAGCCGCCGAGCTCGTCGGTCAGCTGTGGACGCCGGCCGTCAACGTGGCGATGGGGCTGCCCCCGGCCCCTCGTCCGTCGTCCGACTGA
- the dnaG gene encoding DNA primase: protein MPGRIKAEVVAAVKERTSIEDVVREHVTLRQGGVGSLKGLCPFHDEKSPSFNVRPQLGVWHCFGCGEGGDVLSFVQKVDHLTFSEAVERLADRAGIAVEYEEGGGAPRRREDVGRRTRLVEAGRVAEQWYAEQLASGAEAVPGRRFLAERGFDREAAARFTVGYAPRSGEALTRHLRDKGFTDDEIVTVGLAARGSRGLYDRFRGRLVWPIHDVTGDCVGFGARRLFDDDRIEAKYLNTSETPLFKKSQVLYGLDLAKKAVATQRQAVVVEGYTDVMACHLSGVETAVATCGTAFGTDHIKVVRRLMRDDDDVYPAEVVFTFDGDAAGQKAALRAFGEDQRFVSQTYVAVEPNGLDPCELRQQHGDEAVRQLIASKVPLFEFAIATTIARFDLNTAVGRVQALRAAAPVVAQIKDRSLRPEYARRLAGHVGLDVEEARRAVAAAGRAAESAPDRGRSSVELQPAAPDQVVERPVVPRPDPRDPTVAMERQLLQCVLQAPWVLDTTEFDALGEDAFTAEMHRVVHVAVRGLGGLAQAGAGWHEQVAAAVPDDVRSYVTDLTVAELPVVSDEGLARLGASLQIEIAQRDLVRRERDVHSRMQRLDAAGDAIGYNAALREAQVLVERRRALTARTD from the coding sequence GTGCCGGGTCGGATCAAGGCTGAGGTCGTCGCGGCCGTCAAGGAGCGGACGTCCATCGAGGACGTCGTCCGGGAGCACGTCACCCTGCGTCAGGGTGGTGTCGGTTCGCTCAAGGGGCTGTGCCCGTTCCACGACGAGAAGTCACCGTCGTTCAACGTGCGGCCGCAGCTCGGCGTCTGGCACTGCTTCGGCTGCGGCGAGGGCGGCGACGTCCTGTCCTTCGTGCAGAAGGTGGACCACCTCACGTTCAGCGAGGCCGTGGAGCGGCTCGCCGACCGGGCCGGCATCGCGGTGGAGTACGAGGAGGGCGGCGGCGCACCGCGCCGGCGCGAGGACGTCGGGCGGCGGACCCGGCTGGTCGAGGCCGGCCGGGTCGCCGAGCAGTGGTACGCCGAGCAGCTGGCGTCCGGCGCCGAGGCCGTACCCGGCCGCCGTTTCCTGGCCGAGCGCGGCTTCGACCGTGAGGCCGCGGCCCGCTTCACCGTCGGCTACGCGCCGCGCTCGGGCGAGGCGCTGACCCGGCACCTGCGCGACAAGGGGTTCACCGACGACGAGATCGTCACCGTCGGTCTGGCGGCTCGGGGCTCGCGCGGTCTCTACGACCGCTTCCGTGGCCGGCTCGTGTGGCCCATCCACGACGTCACGGGGGACTGCGTCGGCTTCGGTGCGCGGCGGCTGTTCGACGACGACCGCATCGAGGCGAAGTACCTCAACACCTCCGAGACACCGCTGTTCAAGAAGTCCCAGGTGCTCTACGGGCTCGACCTGGCCAAGAAGGCGGTCGCGACGCAGCGCCAGGCGGTCGTCGTCGAGGGCTACACCGACGTGATGGCCTGCCACCTGTCCGGCGTCGAGACCGCCGTCGCCACCTGTGGCACCGCCTTCGGTACCGACCACATCAAGGTGGTGCGGCGGCTGATGCGCGACGACGACGACGTGTACCCAGCTGAGGTCGTCTTCACGTTCGACGGTGACGCGGCCGGCCAGAAGGCCGCGCTGCGGGCGTTCGGCGAGGACCAGCGGTTCGTCTCGCAGACCTACGTGGCGGTCGAGCCGAACGGTCTGGACCCCTGCGAGCTGCGTCAGCAGCACGGTGACGAGGCGGTCCGCCAGCTCATCGCGAGCAAGGTGCCGCTCTTCGAGTTCGCGATCGCCACCACCATCGCGCGGTTCGACCTGAACACGGCGGTGGGGCGCGTCCAGGCACTGCGCGCCGCTGCCCCGGTGGTCGCCCAGATCAAGGACCGGTCGCTGCGCCCCGAGTACGCGCGCCGCCTGGCCGGGCACGTCGGGCTCGACGTCGAGGAGGCCCGGCGGGCCGTCGCCGCCGCCGGGCGCGCCGCGGAGTCCGCGCCCGATCGGGGACGCTCGAGCGTCGAGCTGCAGCCCGCGGCCCCCGACCAGGTGGTCGAGCGCCCGGTGGTCCCTCGCCCCGACCCGCGCGACCCGACGGTGGCCATGGAGCGGCAGCTCCTGCAGTGCGTGCTGCAGGCTCCTTGGGTGCTGGACACCACGGAGTTCGATGCCCTGGGGGAGGATGCCTTCACCGCCGAGATGCACCGCGTCGTGCACGTCGCGGTGCGCGGTCTCGGTGGCCTGGCGCAGGCCGGCGCGGGCTGGCACGAGCAGGTGGCCGCCGCGGTTCCGGACGACGTCCGCAGCTACGTGACGGACCTGACCGTGGCCGAGCTCCCCGTCGTCTCCGACGAGGGGCTGGCCCGGCTCGGGGCGTCGTTGCAGATCGAGATCGCCCAGCGCGATCTCGTGCGCCGCGAGCGGGACGTGCACAGCCGGATGCAGCGGCTGGACGCGGCGGGCGACGCGATCGGCTACAACGCCGCCCTGCGCGAGGCCCAGGTGCTGGTCGAGCGACGGCGGGCGCTCACCGCGCGCACGGACTGA
- a CDS encoding TetR/AcrR family transcriptional regulator: protein MPDEAHIEAVEQLPRALQTLWGLGTRPRPGPKPGLSLDRILERGIAIADAEGLDALSMSRLAKELGFTTMSLYRYVSSKDELLVLLADTATGPPPVIGPDVVGWRNRLAAWVWAQMAGLAVHPWIVQLPITGAPNTPNTLTWVDQGLAELDGIGLTEIEKVGVIGLIASFVRHETLIRADITAAVRAAIAKGQPRTPDDVVLARLVDPARFPALSATIAAGAWSDDQDPDLDFGFGLERILDGVEALVVRRAT from the coding sequence ATGCCGGACGAGGCCCACATCGAGGCGGTCGAGCAGCTGCCACGCGCCCTGCAGACCCTGTGGGGCCTGGGGACGCGGCCCCGGCCCGGGCCCAAGCCCGGGCTGAGCCTGGACCGCATCCTGGAGCGCGGCATCGCCATCGCGGACGCCGAGGGCCTGGACGCGCTGTCCATGAGCCGGCTCGCCAAGGAGCTCGGCTTCACCACAATGTCGCTCTACCGGTACGTCTCGAGCAAGGACGAGCTGCTGGTGCTGCTGGCGGACACCGCGACCGGCCCGCCACCGGTGATCGGTCCGGACGTCGTCGGCTGGCGGAACCGGCTCGCCGCGTGGGTGTGGGCCCAGATGGCTGGCCTGGCCGTGCACCCGTGGATCGTCCAGCTGCCGATCACCGGGGCACCCAACACGCCGAACACGTTGACCTGGGTGGACCAGGGACTGGCCGAGCTGGACGGCATCGGGCTCACCGAGATCGAGAAGGTGGGCGTGATCGGGCTGATCGCCAGCTTTGTGCGGCACGAGACGCTGATCCGGGCGGACATCACCGCCGCGGTGCGAGCCGCCATCGCGAAGGGGCAGCCCAGGACCCCGGACGACGTCGTGCTGGCCCGGCTCGTCGACCCGGCCCGCTTCCCGGCGCTGTCGGCGACCATCGCGGCGGGCGCCTGGTCGGACGACCAGGACCCGGACCTGGACTTCGGCTTCGGCCTCGAGCGCATCCTCGACGGAGTCGAGGCACTCGTTGTCCGACGCGCCACCTAG
- a CDS encoding ATP-binding cassette domain-containing protein: MTAAPTPADAIEVRGLGVRFGEVEVLSDLDLTVPRGTVYALLGPNGAGKTTLVNVLSTLVRPDAGSARVNGHDVRHAADAVRALISTTGQFAAVDELLTARENLLLMARLNHLDRRAALARTQELLAQFDLADAQHRPVRTFSGGMRRRLDIAVGLTRIPSVVFLDEPTTGLDPRSRLAMWDVVRKLVRDGVTVLLTTQYLEEAEQLADRIGVLDGGHLVAEGTGAELKGRVSPQRLDLHLPDGEAFDRTECELAGRVVHRDRAQLTVGVPTDASAHAVRDLLNDLAAQGIPVDRVSLHTASLDDVFFRLTGHPTTDPTSPLETTGATR, from the coding sequence ATGACCGCAGCACCCACACCGGCCGACGCCATCGAGGTCCGTGGGCTCGGGGTTCGCTTCGGGGAGGTCGAGGTGCTCAGCGACCTCGACCTGACCGTGCCGCGCGGCACCGTCTACGCGCTGCTGGGGCCCAACGGCGCCGGCAAGACCACGCTCGTGAACGTGCTGTCGACGCTCGTGCGGCCGGACGCGGGCTCGGCCCGGGTGAACGGCCACGACGTGCGTCACGCGGCGGACGCCGTCCGCGCCCTGATCAGCACCACCGGTCAGTTCGCGGCCGTGGACGAGCTGCTCACCGCCCGCGAGAACCTGCTGCTGATGGCCCGGCTCAACCACCTGGACCGCCGCGCGGCACTCGCCCGCACCCAAGAGCTGCTCGCCCAGTTCGACCTCGCCGACGCCCAGCACCGGCCGGTGCGCACCTTCTCCGGCGGCATGCGCCGCCGGCTCGACATCGCGGTCGGGCTGACCCGGATCCCGAGCGTGGTGTTCCTGGACGAGCCGACCACGGGACTGGACCCGCGCAGCCGCCTCGCCATGTGGGACGTCGTCCGCAAGCTGGTGCGCGACGGAGTCACCGTGCTGCTCACCACCCAGTACCTGGAGGAGGCCGAGCAGCTGGCGGACCGGATCGGTGTCCTGGACGGCGGGCACCTCGTCGCGGAGGGCACCGGGGCCGAGCTGAAGGGCCGGGTCAGCCCGCAGCGGCTCGACCTCCACCTGCCCGACGGCGAGGCGTTCGACCGCACCGAGTGCGAGCTGGCCGGGCGGGTCGTGCACCGTGACCGGGCGCAGCTCACCGTCGGCGTCCCCACCGACGCCAGCGCGCACGCCGTGCGCGACCTGCTCAACGACCTTGCGGCGCAGGGGATCCCGGTGGACCGGGTGAGCCTGCACACCGCCAGCCTGGACGACGTGTTCTTCCGGCTGACGGGCCACCCGACCACCGACCCGACCAGCCCGCTCGAGACCACCGGAGCCACCCGATGA
- a CDS encoding ABC transporter permease, whose product MSTVPLPRNESVRLEQNRPRFVADSAQMIGRSLRHTVRGVETLLVSVMLPVILLLLFVYVFGGAIGGAGYVDYVVPGIIVLCAGFGASQTAVSVATDLSSGIIRRFRTMAIVSSAVLTGHVVASVARNIVSTLLVFGVAFLAGFRPHAGAAGWLAVAGVLLLFVVAISWLSAALGLLAGNPEAANGVTFAVMFLPYLSSAFVPIDTMPGVLQAIARHQPLTPVVDTLRGLLLGTPVGSSGWLAVVWLVGIGLGSAVLSAWLFRRRTT is encoded by the coding sequence ATGAGCACTGTTCCGTTGCCGCGCAACGAGTCCGTCCGGCTCGAGCAGAACCGCCCGCGCTTCGTGGCCGACTCCGCGCAGATGATCGGGCGCAGCCTGCGGCACACCGTCCGCGGCGTCGAGACGCTCCTCGTCTCGGTGATGCTGCCGGTGATCCTGCTGCTGCTGTTCGTGTACGTGTTCGGCGGCGCCATCGGCGGTGCCGGCTACGTCGACTACGTGGTGCCCGGGATCATCGTGCTGTGCGCGGGCTTCGGTGCGTCCCAGACCGCGGTGAGCGTGGCCACCGACCTGTCCAGTGGCATCATCCGCCGCTTCCGGACCATGGCGATCGTCAGCTCGGCCGTGCTGACCGGGCACGTCGTGGCCAGCGTGGCGCGCAACATCGTGTCGACGCTGCTGGTGTTCGGGGTCGCGTTCCTCGCCGGCTTCCGGCCGCACGCCGGAGCGGCCGGGTGGCTGGCCGTCGCCGGCGTGCTGCTGCTCTTCGTGGTGGCCATCTCGTGGCTCTCGGCCGCGCTCGGACTGCTGGCCGGGAACCCGGAGGCCGCGAACGGCGTGACCTTCGCGGTGATGTTCCTGCCCTACCTGAGCAGTGCGTTCGTGCCGATCGACACCATGCCCGGTGTGCTGCAGGCGATCGCGCGGCACCAGCCGCTGACCCCGGTGGTCGACACGCTGCGCGGGCTGCTCCTCGGCACACCGGTCGGCAGCAGTGGCTGGCTTGCCGTGGTGTGGCTGGTGGGCATCGGGCTGGGCTCGGCCGTGCTGTCCGCCTGGCTGTTCCGCCGTCGCACCACCTGA
- a CDS encoding siderophore-interacting protein, producing MSAQPSEKASAVSPLLAFEIEVVALTRLSPHFLRVTFGGDDLAGLDDGGHLGPRDLRVKLMFASPGFALPDFGDLSGGWYSQWLAMDPARRGSMRTYTIRAARVRGDRPPQIDIDFVLHPGQGPVGPAARWAADVRVGDRLVLLGPNAAAATGGAPPGVEWAPPTGSGVQVLMVGDETAVPAIGSVLATLPADVRGQALIEVPDAADVLDLATAARVDVRWCVRGERPRGQALSELVRTGLASADVGVSPAAAEALPEVDVDEEILWETGEPVADGWYAWLAGEAAMVRDLRRYLVGECGIDRRRVAFMGYWREGRAESS from the coding sequence GTGAGCGCGCAGCCGAGCGAGAAGGCATCTGCTGTGTCGCCGCTGCTGGCCTTCGAGATCGAGGTGGTGGCGCTCACCCGGCTGTCGCCGCACTTCCTGCGGGTGACGTTCGGCGGGGACGACCTCGCCGGCCTGGACGACGGTGGGCACCTGGGCCCGCGGGACCTGCGGGTCAAGCTGATGTTCGCCTCGCCCGGCTTCGCCTTGCCGGACTTCGGCGACCTCTCCGGCGGCTGGTACAGCCAGTGGCTGGCCATGGACCCGGCCCGGCGCGGGTCGATGCGGACGTACACGATCCGGGCGGCCCGGGTCCGCGGGGACCGACCGCCGCAGATCGACATCGACTTCGTGCTGCATCCGGGGCAGGGCCCGGTAGGCCCGGCGGCCCGCTGGGCGGCCGACGTCCGGGTGGGGGACCGGCTGGTCCTGCTCGGGCCCAACGCGGCCGCCGCGACCGGGGGTGCGCCGCCCGGCGTCGAGTGGGCGCCGCCGACCGGGTCCGGCGTCCAGGTGCTGATGGTGGGCGACGAGACGGCGGTCCCGGCGATCGGGTCCGTCCTCGCCACGCTGCCCGCCGACGTCCGTGGCCAGGCGCTGATCGAGGTGCCGGACGCGGCCGACGTCCTCGACCTGGCGACCGCCGCCCGCGTCGACGTCCGGTGGTGCGTCCGTGGCGAACGGCCGCGTGGGCAGGCCCTGTCCGAGCTCGTGCGGACGGGCTTGGCGTCCGCCGACGTGGGCGTGAGCCCGGCCGCCGCCGAGGCGCTGCCCGAGGTGGACGTGGACGAGGAGATCCTCTGGGAGACGGGGGAGCCGGTTGCCGACGGCTGGTACGCGTGGCTGGCCGGAGAGGCCGCGATGGTGCGCGACCTGCGCCGGTACCTCGTGGGGGAGTGCGGCATCGACCGGCGCCGGGTCGCGTTCATGGGCTACTGGCGCGAGGGCAGGGCCGAGAGCAGCTGA
- a CDS encoding ABC transporter ATP-binding protein — translation MTTEHTLHTQRMSLAYDDRTVVHDLDLAVPPGLISVVVGANACGKSTVLRGLARLAKPTTGAVLLDGRSIHELPTRDVARTLGLLPQSPMAPEGISVTDLVGRGRYPHQGWLRRWTHEDDEAVARAMTATDTLDLADRPVDELSGGQRQRVWIAMALAQETDLLLLDEPTTFLDVAHQVEVLDLLTDLNRTHGTTVVIVLHDLNLAARYADHLVAMREGRLVAEGPPSQVVTEALVRLVFGMESRVLTDPVSGTPLVVPVGRHRTANHGASSRSLASGASA, via the coding sequence ATGACGACCGAGCACACGCTGCACACGCAGCGGATGAGCCTGGCCTACGACGACCGCACGGTGGTGCACGACCTCGACCTGGCGGTGCCGCCGGGCCTGATCAGTGTCGTCGTCGGGGCGAACGCCTGCGGCAAGTCCACGGTGCTGCGTGGCCTGGCGCGATTGGCGAAGCCGACCACCGGAGCGGTGCTGCTCGACGGGCGGTCCATCCACGAGCTGCCCACCCGCGATGTGGCCCGCACCCTCGGCCTGCTCCCGCAGTCACCCATGGCGCCGGAGGGGATCAGTGTGACCGACCTCGTAGGGCGCGGTCGGTACCCGCACCAGGGCTGGTTGCGCCGGTGGACCCACGAGGACGACGAGGCCGTGGCCCGCGCCATGACGGCGACCGACACGCTGGACCTCGCTGACCGACCGGTCGACGAGCTGTCCGGCGGTCAGCGGCAGCGGGTCTGGATCGCCATGGCGCTCGCGCAGGAGACGGACCTGCTGCTGCTCGACGAGCCCACCACCTTCCTGGACGTCGCGCACCAGGTGGAGGTGCTGGACCTGCTGACCGACCTCAACCGCACCCACGGCACCACGGTCGTCATCGTGCTGCACGACCTGAACCTGGCCGCGCGCTACGCCGACCACCTGGTAGCCATGCGGGAGGGACGGCTGGTCGCCGAGGGGCCGCCGTCCCAGGTCGTCACGGAGGCGTTGGTGCGCCTGGTGTTCGGGATGGAGAGCCGGGTGCTGACCGACCCCGTGTCCGGGACCCCGCTGGTCGTGCCGGTCGGCCGTCATCGGACCGCCAACCACGGGGCGTCGTCCCGGTCGCTCGCCTCCGGGGCGTCGGCGTGA
- a CDS encoding FecCD family ABC transporter permease, producing MVTEVLGRPAASPAEVVRSSRSRSKRRGRVVVGALVLLAVGLFFADVLLGSYTVTFADLVRILDGAQIPGATFIVMEDKLPRAVTAVGVGIAFGVSGTIFQTMLRNPLASPDIIGISAGASASAVFAIVVLGAAGSSVSLAALVGGLAIALLIHLLARGGAAPGQRLILMGIGVAAMLGAVTTYLLSRSDMNTAATAFVWLNGSLGGSTWPRVVLLLLGLLVLLPATGLWARQLGALELGPDVASAVGVPVDRSRLALLVVAVLLTGIATAAAGPVAFVAFLAGPIARRLLRGNVSLVASALVGALIMLTAEFVATNLVRGTALPVGVVTGALGAPFLLYLLVSTNRVGRGG from the coding sequence ATGGTGACCGAGGTGCTCGGCCGCCCGGCGGCGTCGCCGGCCGAGGTGGTGCGGTCCAGCCGTTCGCGCTCCAAGCGCCGGGGGCGGGTCGTCGTCGGAGCACTGGTGCTCCTGGCCGTCGGGCTGTTCTTCGCCGACGTGCTCCTGGGCAGCTACACCGTCACGTTCGCCGACCTCGTCCGGATCCTCGACGGTGCGCAGATCCCGGGGGCGACGTTCATCGTGATGGAGGACAAGCTCCCGCGCGCAGTCACCGCGGTCGGCGTCGGCATCGCGTTCGGCGTCTCGGGCACGATCTTCCAGACGATGCTGCGCAACCCCTTGGCCAGCCCGGACATCATCGGCATCAGTGCCGGGGCCAGCGCGAGCGCGGTGTTCGCGATCGTCGTCCTCGGCGCGGCCGGCTCGAGCGTCTCGCTCGCCGCGCTGGTCGGTGGCCTCGCGATCGCCCTGCTGATCCACCTGCTGGCCCGCGGTGGTGCCGCGCCGGGGCAGCGGCTGATCCTCATGGGGATCGGCGTGGCGGCGATGTTGGGCGCCGTCACGACCTACCTGCTCAGCCGCTCGGACATGAACACCGCGGCGACCGCCTTCGTCTGGCTCAACGGCTCGCTCGGCGGCAGCACCTGGCCGCGGGTCGTCCTGCTCCTGCTCGGCCTGCTCGTGCTGCTGCCCGCGACGGGCTTGTGGGCGCGCCAGCTCGGTGCGCTGGAGCTCGGGCCGGACGTCGCCAGCGCGGTCGGGGTGCCGGTGGACCGGTCCCGGCTGGCGCTCCTGGTGGTCGCCGTGCTGCTGACCGGGATCGCGACCGCCGCCGCGGGGCCGGTCGCGTTCGTCGCGTTCCTCGCCGGCCCCATCGCGCGCCGGCTGCTGCGCGGCAACGTCTCGCTCGTCGCGTCGGCCCTGGTCGGCGCCCTGATCATGCTGACGGCCGAGTTCGTCGCGACCAACCTGGTCCGCGGCACGGCGCTGCCCGTCGGGGTGGTCACCGGTGCGCTGGGTGCGCCGTTCCTGCTCTACCTGCTGGTGTCCACCAACCGAGTCGGCCGGGGAGGCTGA
- a CDS encoding FecCD family ABC transporter permease: protein MAHSTLTTSPAPAGPGDDPSLGRRRRISPFALLVPVVLLLAVLVVCSLAIGAKHVSAQTLYDAWFHFDPTNGDQVVVRARLPRTVAGLLVGGALGLAGAAMQAVARNPLADPGILGVNAGAALAVVVALAVFGLSGISAYVWFALVGAALAAVVVYGVASLGREGATPVKLALAGAAMTAGLASLTNALLVTSRQTLDSYRFWQVGSVGLHDWQAIRATAPFFVVGIAITLGTGPLLNGLALGDDVARGLGQRVGLGRAVTALGVVILCGAATALAGPIAFVGLVVPHAVRALVGADNRWVLPLSLLVAPVLVLGADVVGRVVLPPAEVAAGISTAVIGAPVFIWLVRRHRVPGW from the coding sequence GTGGCCCACTCCACCCTCACGACGAGTCCGGCGCCGGCCGGCCCGGGGGACGACCCGTCCCTCGGCCGCCGACGCCGGATCTCGCCGTTCGCGCTGCTCGTCCCGGTCGTGCTGCTGCTCGCGGTCCTGGTGGTCTGCTCGCTGGCCATCGGCGCCAAGCACGTCTCGGCGCAGACCCTGTACGACGCGTGGTTCCACTTCGACCCGACCAACGGCGACCAGGTGGTCGTGCGGGCTCGGCTGCCGCGCACGGTGGCCGGCCTGCTCGTCGGCGGCGCGCTCGGTCTGGCCGGGGCGGCGATGCAGGCCGTTGCCCGCAACCCGCTGGCCGACCCGGGCATCCTGGGGGTGAACGCGGGTGCGGCGCTCGCCGTGGTCGTCGCGCTCGCGGTCTTCGGGCTGTCCGGCATCTCGGCCTACGTGTGGTTCGCGCTCGTCGGCGCGGCGCTGGCGGCGGTCGTCGTCTACGGCGTCGCGAGCCTGGGTCGAGAGGGGGCGACGCCGGTCAAGCTGGCGCTGGCGGGCGCGGCGATGACGGCGGGTCTGGCCTCGCTGACCAACGCGCTGCTGGTGACCAGCCGCCAGACCCTGGACAGCTACCGGTTCTGGCAGGTGGGGTCCGTCGGGCTGCACGACTGGCAGGCGATCCGGGCGACCGCGCCGTTCTTCGTGGTCGGCATCGCCATCACCCTGGGCACCGGCCCGCTGCTGAACGGGCTGGCGCTGGGGGACGACGTCGCGCGCGGTCTGGGGCAGCGGGTGGGGCTCGGTCGTGCCGTGACGGCGCTCGGCGTCGTGATCCTGTGCGGCGCCGCCACCGCGCTCGCGGGGCCGATCGCCTTCGTCGGGCTCGTCGTCCCGCACGCCGTTCGTGCCCTGGTCGGTGCGGACAACCGCTGGGTGCTGCCGCTCAGCCTGCTGGTGGCGCCGGTGCTGGTGCTCGGTGCGGACGTCGTCGGCCGTGTCGTCCTGCCGCCGGCCGAGGTCGCGGCCGGGATCTCGACCGCCGTCATCGGTGCGCCCGTGTTCATCTGGCTGGTCCGACGTCATCGGGTGCCGGGATGGTGA